Genomic DNA from Candidatus Margulisiibacteriota bacterium:
TTTTAATATAAATTCTTCTGATAAAATCATTTGTATTGTTTTAGAAGTAATTTTTTTGAATAATGCGGAATTAAAGTGATTTTTTTAATCAAAAAGCCCAATACGTGCAAAATTCCTTTATTTTTTAATTTATAAATTATCCTGTCTTTTTGAAACTGCCGCAGTGATGATTGGTAATAACTGGAATACTTTTTATTGTAATCGAAAGATTTCAATCTTGTAGAAACCAGGTTTATCTTACTGATAATCTTATCATTTAGTGTTTTTTCGACTAAAACCACTCTAAAATTTTTAGAAATTGTTGTAGGAATATATTCCCAACTAATGGAGTCTTTTATTTTTATCTTTAAAATAGCACTCTCTCGTCTCAAAAAGCTATCCGCATCAAAAATAAAGTCTCCCAAACTATAAAAAATGTAACCAGCTTTATATTTTTCATGGCCACCTAAAACGTGGGGATGAGAAGTTATAACAAAGTCGGCCCCACAATCAATAAAATTCTGGCATAAATTTCTAAAATTTGGTTCAGGATATGGAATCATTTCATTTCCACCATGAACTAAAATTACTGTGAAGTCAGATTTTTCCTTATGATAACTTATTGCATCCAAGAAATATTTACTTGTTGCATCAATTACTCTGGGGAAGTCATTAGCTTTCTCGTTTTTAATACAATCAGGTACAGCACAGGCAAAAAATGCAATATTTTTATTCTTTATTGTTTTAAAAATAGGATTTATAGGCAAGTTATGGTTATCTGATAAGCCTAAAAACTCAAATAAATTTTCCTTTAGAATTTCAGTAGTTTCAATAGCACCCTCTGTTTCGCAATCTT
This window encodes:
- a CDS encoding CapA family protein; its protein translation is MIELAFVGDIMLARGVGEFLSKHSNHIIISEQVKNILKGADLCVGNLESPVAVNAEPIKKNAFKANPETLKQIYIFDIFSLANNHIKDCETEGAIETTEILKENLFEFLGLSDNHNLPINPIFKTIKNKNIAFFACAVPDCIKNEKANDFPRVIDATSKYFLDAISYHKEKSDFTVILVHGGNEMIPYPEPNFRNLCQNFIDCGADFVITSHPHVLGGHEKYKAGYIFYSLGDFIFDADSFLRRESAILKIKIKDSISWEYIPTTISKNFRVVLVEKTLNDKIISKINLVSTRLKSFDYNKKYSSYYQSSLRQFQKDRIIYKLKNKGILHVLGFLIKKITLIPHYSKKLLLKQYK